The following proteins are encoded in a genomic region of Candidatus Eisenbacteria bacterium:
- a CDS encoding class I tRNA ligase family protein: MIRLYNTMTRSVEPFEPLDSGKVGLYTCGPTVYQYAHIGNLRTYVFEDVLKRVLTEAGYEVQHVMNVTDVGHLVSDADTGDDKMEKSAAKQGKTIHEIADFYWRAFREDMRRLHVLEPDVWCKATDHITEQIDLVRRLEERGFTYRLEDGIYFDTSRLKDYGQLARLDRDGLQAGARIEMVEGKRSPTDFALWKLSPKEKKRLMEWESPWGIGFPGWHIECSAMSVRYLGDRFDIHCGGVDHIAIHHTNEIAQVEAAYGHEWVRW, translated from the coding sequence ATGATTCGGCTCTACAACACGATGACCCGGTCGGTCGAGCCGTTCGAGCCGCTCGATTCGGGAAAGGTCGGCCTCTACACGTGCGGCCCGACGGTCTATCAGTACGCCCACATCGGGAACCTGCGGACCTACGTGTTCGAGGACGTGCTGAAGCGCGTCCTGACCGAGGCCGGATACGAGGTTCAACACGTGATGAACGTGACCGACGTGGGGCACCTCGTCTCGGACGCGGACACCGGCGACGACAAGATGGAGAAGAGCGCCGCGAAACAGGGGAAGACGATCCACGAGATCGCCGACTTCTATTGGCGCGCTTTCCGCGAGGACATGCGGCGGCTTCACGTTCTCGAGCCGGACGTCTGGTGCAAGGCGACCGACCACATCACGGAGCAGATCGATCTCGTCCGCCGCCTCGAGGAACGAGGCTTCACCTATCGCCTCGAGGACGGTATCTACTTCGATACTTCGAGGTTAAAAGATTATGGACAGCTCGCGCGCCTCGATCGGGACGGCCTTCAGGCGGGGGCTCGCATCGAGATGGTCGAGGGGAAGAGAAGCCCGACCGATTTCGCGCTCTGGAAGCTCTCGCCGAAGGAGAAGAAGCGCCTGATGGAGTGGGAGAGCCCGTGGGGGATCGGGTTCCCGGGGTGGCACATCGAGTGCTCCGCGATGTCGGTCCGCTATCTCGGAGATCGGTTCGATATCCATTGCGGCGGCGTGGATCATATCGCCATTCATCACACGAACGAGATCGCCCAGGTGGAGGCGGCCTACGGGCACGAGTGGGTTCGCTGG
- a CDS encoding DUF2723 domain-containing protein: MKRDNREAGGREEGAPRGETRKEPDKTTRPAEDRLDGTVTYGRRFDLLVALLVTLVSGAIYVLTTGRGSPFWDCGEFIACAYILGIPHPPGAALFVMMGRVVSLIPFGDTAFLLNLFSSVSSALAVGFAALALARVLRRISGHERTAIDSVAIYAGVVLGSLAMAFGSTYWYNAVEAEVYGLTLLLISILVWLTLVWAERARTPEGNRILVLQVLLLFLGATNHMQAFLPILPIFLLLFLADRARLKNPAFWAVFVILTSVIYLLDFFLWAAPIGTAVFFLAAYLSTRPERKKTFTLAGFLLFAAVLGYSLYGYVPIRAALHPAINENDPDDWTSFKMFLERKQYSDKSMFELMFTRKGSWANQFGDFHRIGFWYHLKTQWLPERLSALTILLSALTLLGLFAIWRRDRKIGLYFLSIFLLFTIAMTLYLNFSDGTRGVKLEVRDRDYFYTPGFVLIGWLLGVGFGALLGALLARPFARRELRETVVSALAILSLAVPIGAVRTNYFTHDRSRFWVAEDLAYNMLVALGERGILFTGGDNDTFPLWYIQEVRNFRKDVRIVNLSLLNTPWYIDQLKHDEPKIKISLSDDEIQNLRGYYRPDGTIVTIKDIVMPIIIRDNIADRPIYYAITVTTSDQETVKDKLIQEGLVKRIDMSLDQESIDVKAMERNFGEGVYRFRGLDDPTVYKDPDTVRLLTNYNACLYNLAQLFQRSGELEKARKYTDMIRSFPHDNLAGHRMLALLSEGMGDWETALHHIRRCSDFEPDDALSYVKEAEYLEALGRKEEAADAIIRAYEMLPDDRMVLGALVRTLTGTSREEEMVRYLQDWLARHPEDDRVRRALGTFQGGPGDTGTRP, encoded by the coding sequence GTGAAACGAGACAATCGAGAAGCCGGAGGGCGCGAAGAGGGCGCCCCACGCGGCGAGACCCGCAAAGAACCGGACAAGACAACACGCCCCGCCGAGGATCGCCTCGACGGAACGGTCACCTACGGGCGGAGGTTTGACCTTCTCGTCGCCCTTCTCGTCACGCTGGTGTCGGGAGCGATCTACGTCCTGACGACCGGGCGAGGCTCCCCCTTCTGGGACTGCGGGGAGTTCATCGCCTGCGCGTACATTCTCGGGATCCCGCATCCGCCGGGAGCCGCGCTCTTCGTGATGATGGGGCGCGTGGTCTCCCTCATCCCGTTCGGGGACACCGCGTTCCTCCTGAACCTCTTCTCGTCGGTCTCGAGCGCCCTGGCGGTCGGCTTCGCCGCGCTCGCGCTCGCGCGGGTCCTCCGCCGCATCAGCGGACACGAGAGGACGGCGATCGACTCGGTCGCGATCTACGCGGGAGTCGTCCTCGGCTCCCTCGCGATGGCGTTCGGATCGACCTACTGGTACAACGCCGTGGAGGCGGAGGTCTACGGGCTCACCCTTCTTCTCATCTCGATCCTGGTTTGGCTCACGCTCGTCTGGGCCGAGCGCGCACGCACGCCCGAGGGGAATCGGATTCTCGTCCTGCAGGTGCTTCTCCTCTTCCTCGGCGCGACGAACCACATGCAGGCTTTTCTTCCGATCCTGCCGATCTTCCTCCTCTTGTTTCTCGCCGACCGAGCGCGTCTCAAGAACCCGGCCTTCTGGGCCGTCTTCGTGATTCTCACCTCAGTGATCTACCTGCTCGATTTCTTCCTCTGGGCTGCGCCGATCGGCACCGCGGTCTTCTTTCTTGCGGCGTACCTCTCGACCCGGCCGGAACGGAAGAAGACTTTCACGCTCGCGGGGTTTCTCCTCTTCGCGGCGGTTCTCGGCTACTCCCTCTACGGATACGTGCCGATCCGAGCGGCGCTGCATCCCGCGATCAACGAGAATGACCCGGACGACTGGACCAGCTTCAAGATGTTCCTCGAACGGAAGCAGTACTCGGACAAGTCGATGTTCGAGCTGATGTTCACCCGGAAGGGGAGCTGGGCGAACCAGTTCGGGGATTTCCACCGCATCGGGTTCTGGTATCACTTGAAGACTCAATGGCTTCCCGAGCGGCTTTCCGCCCTCACGATTCTTCTCTCCGCCCTTACGCTCCTCGGGCTCTTCGCGATCTGGAGGCGAGACCGGAAGATCGGGCTCTACTTCCTCTCGATCTTCCTCTTGTTCACGATCGCGATGACGCTCTACCTCAACTTCTCCGACGGAACTCGGGGAGTGAAGCTCGAGGTCCGAGACCGCGACTATTTCTACACGCCCGGCTTCGTCCTGATCGGCTGGCTGCTGGGAGTCGGATTCGGCGCGCTTCTTGGTGCCTTGCTCGCGCGCCCCTTCGCGCGGAGGGAGCTTCGCGAGACGGTGGTCTCCGCGCTGGCGATTCTCTCTCTCGCCGTCCCGATCGGCGCCGTCCGGACGAACTACTTCACGCACGACCGGTCGAGGTTTTGGGTGGCCGAGGACCTCGCCTACAACATGCTCGTCGCGCTCGGCGAACGAGGGATTCTCTTCACCGGTGGAGACAACGACACGTTCCCCCTCTGGTATATCCAGGAGGTCCGCAACTTCCGAAAGGACGTCCGCATCGTCAATCTTTCGCTCCTCAACACTCCCTGGTATATCGACCAGTTGAAACACGATGAGCCCAAGATCAAGATCTCCCTTTCGGACGACGAGATCCAGAACCTGCGCGGATACTACCGGCCGGACGGCACGATCGTGACGATCAAGGACATCGTGATGCCGATCATCATCCGCGACAACATCGCCGACCGTCCGATCTACTACGCGATCACCGTCACGACCTCGGATCAAGAAACGGTCAAGGACAAGCTGATCCAGGAGGGGCTGGTGAAGCGGATCGACATGAGCCTCGATCAGGAATCGATCGACGTAAAGGCGATGGAGAGGAACTTCGGCGAGGGGGTCTATCGCTTCCGCGGACTCGACGATCCGACCGTCTACAAGGACCCCGACACGGTCCGGCTCCTCACGAACTACAACGCCTGCCTCTACAACCTCGCCCAGCTCTTCCAGAGGTCGGGCGAGCTCGAGAAGGCGAGGAAGTATACGGATATGATCCGATCCTTCCCGCACGACAACCTGGCGGGCCATCGCATGCTCGCGCTCCTGTCGGAAGGGATGGGCGACTGGGAGACCGCTCTCCACCACATCCGCAGGTGCTCGGATTTCGAGCCGGACGACGCCTTGAGCTACGTGAAGGAGGCGGAGTATCTGGAAGCGCTCGGGAGGAAGGAGGAGGCGGCGGACGCGATCATCCGCGCGTACGAGATGCTGCCCGACGACCGCATGGTTCTTGGAGCTCTCGTCCGCACCCTCACCGGAACCTCGAGGGAAGAGGAGATGGTCCGCTATCTGCAAGACTGGTTGGCGCGCCACCCGGAGGACGACCGGGTGAGAAGAGCCCTGGGGACGTTCCAAGGCGGTCCCGGAGACACCGGGACTCGTCCCTGA
- a CDS encoding class II glutamine amidotransferase: MCRLYGFLASQPTRVDCALVRSQQALVREQGMGGRNRVPVTGWGAAVFRSDEAIVYRTPLGTQESFSFDSEAAATPTHAFVAHVRAGSSGRADRRNTQPFEFQGWVFAHSGTIENFLTLRRELMGELNPEFRRAIQGTTDSEHAFFLFLSYLKRSAGSIGGDAPIHRIHDSFLKTVAMLNEMTGRSGSKIRSRLLLLATNRRVMLACRQGGKLFRLERDRAAVCTVCGESHTVMTAEAPYRCVAFATEPISGEDWTEVPEGRVVLVDPDLALTDSVPTA, encoded by the coding sequence TTGTGCCGTCTGTACGGTTTCCTCGCCTCGCAGCCGACCCGGGTCGACTGCGCTCTCGTCCGCTCGCAGCAGGCGCTCGTGCGCGAACAAGGAATGGGCGGAAGGAATCGCGTTCCGGTGACCGGCTGGGGCGCGGCGGTCTTCCGGTCGGACGAAGCGATCGTCTACCGGACACCCCTCGGGACCCAAGAGAGCTTCTCCTTCGATTCGGAAGCCGCCGCGACGCCCACCCACGCGTTCGTCGCCCATGTGCGCGCCGGCTCGTCCGGCAGGGCGGACCGGCGAAACACGCAGCCGTTCGAGTTTCAAGGCTGGGTATTCGCCCATTCGGGAACGATCGAGAACTTCCTCACGCTCCGGCGGGAACTGATGGGCGAGCTAAACCCCGAGTTCCGCCGCGCGATCCAGGGAACCACCGATTCGGAACATGCTTTCTTCCTATTCCTTTCTTATCTCAAGCGCTCCGCCGGCTCCATCGGCGGAGACGCGCCGATCCACCGCATCCACGACTCGTTCCTCAAGACCGTCGCGATGCTGAACGAGATGACCGGCCGTTCCGGATCGAAGATCCGTTCCCGTCTTCTGCTTCTGGCGACGAACCGCCGCGTGATGCTCGCCTGCCGCCAGGGCGGAAAGCTCTTTCGCCTCGAGCGGGACCGCGCGGCGGTCTGTACCGTGTGCGGCGAATCGCACACGGTGATGACGGCCGAGGCTCCCTACCGCTGCGTGGCCTTCGCCACGGAGCCGATTTCCGGAGAGGATTGGACCGAGGTCCCCGAGGGCCGCGTCGTCCTCGTGGATCCGGATCTCGCCCTCACCGACAGCGTCCCGACCGCCTGA
- a CDS encoding RNA polymerase sigma factor RpoD/SigA has translation MTLYLREIQKIPTVPEKEKGELARRAREGDEEAMHTLVLSHLRFVVYVAKKYMNRGLPLSDLVNEGNIGLIKAVKKFDETRNFKFTTYAVWWIKQRMQQAVIENSHAIRLPMNKEILLQKMSKYMNHYWKTFHQEPTVAELAEVLGLSEYEVYNLMGISSRFLSLEGPEDFDGENSLGDYVPDENALSPETELVEGHMREHVREVIESLAEREAEVVRLYFGIDSDRAYNLEEIGSVMNLSRERVRQIKKKALEKLAAGSRGEMLRAYLS, from the coding sequence ATGACCCTCTATCTCAGGGAGATCCAGAAGATCCCGACCGTCCCGGAGAAGGAGAAGGGCGAGCTCGCGCGCCGCGCGCGCGAGGGGGACGAGGAGGCGATGCACACACTCGTCCTTTCGCACCTTCGATTCGTGGTGTACGTCGCGAAGAAGTACATGAACCGCGGGCTTCCTCTCTCCGATCTGGTCAACGAGGGGAACATCGGCCTCATCAAGGCGGTCAAGAAGTTCGACGAGACGCGCAACTTCAAGTTCACCACTTACGCGGTGTGGTGGATCAAGCAGCGCATGCAGCAGGCGGTGATCGAGAACTCGCACGCGATTCGGCTTCCGATGAACAAGGAAATCCTGCTGCAGAAGATGTCGAAGTACATGAATCACTATTGGAAGACGTTCCATCAGGAGCCGACCGTGGCGGAGCTGGCCGAGGTTCTCGGGCTCTCCGAGTACGAGGTCTACAATCTGATGGGGATCAGCAGCCGGTTCCTCTCGCTCGAGGGGCCGGAGGACTTCGACGGAGAGAACAGCCTCGGCGACTACGTTCCCGACGAGAACGCGCTCTCGCCGGAAACGGAGCTCGTCGAGGGACACATGCGAGAGCACGTCCGGGAGGTGATCGAGAGCCTGGCCGAACGCGAGGCGGAGGTGGTTCGGCTCTACTTCGGCATCGACTCGGATCGAGCCTACAATCTCGAGGAGATCGGTTCGGTGATGAACCTCTCGCGGGAGAGAGTTCGTCAGATCAAGAAGAAGGCGCTGGAGAAGCTCGCCGCCGGCTCGCGGGGCGAGATGCTTCGCGCCTATCTTTCGTAA